In Vigna unguiculata cultivar IT97K-499-35 chromosome 3, ASM411807v1, whole genome shotgun sequence, a single genomic region encodes these proteins:
- the LOC114177851 gene encoding glutamate receptor 2.7-like: MNFPLVLPTIWLSYLFLLSFVLITCCQVEATDGDSEVISVGAIIDDNSRIGKEQLVAMELAAQTYNTTSNTYKLLLHFQQPTKDPFRPTSLARRMIKTQKMQVIIGMQTWTEAASVAELGRKSQVPVISFAAPSITPSFMPIRWPSLVTMAHNGTAYARCVADMVHAFSWQRVVVIYEDGEYEMLALLSETLQDVGSLIEYRLALPSPSYLSNPGEFIRQELFKVIENTQSRVFIVLQSSLEMVIHLFREASEMGLVDGESAWIIPESTTNLLDSVNKSAISYMEGALGIKTYYSERSSEYQNFEARFRKSFRARYPEEDNSNPGFYALQAHDSIKIVAQAIDRMASGRNTLLREILSSNFVGLSGEIGFEAAQLLQNPTFRIVNVDTKNYRELDFWTPEGGFMSTLPTEKGSGSVSRNTESLSGVVIWPGKLTRIPKGWNLPTKQKPMRIAIPGRTSFSKFVKVDHDKHTNSYEYTGFCIEIFEKALPLLGYDLPYDFYPVNASYPDLVQLVYNKTYEAVVGDVTILEERLQYVDFTVPYAESGLSMIVTEKSEDSTWMFMKPFTWQMWVATGALLMYTMIVVWCLERKPNPDFHGDLKSQISTALMFTFSSLFFAHREKIYSDLTRVVMVSWLFLVLILNSSYTASLSSMLTVQRLRLNVTDIEFLKKNNMKIGCDGDSFVKTYLEKVEDFKPENIVHIDNEYSYEDAFKNNSIAAAFLELPYEKVYMSKYCKGFSAFVPTTKFGGLGFMFRKGSPMARDFSKAILTLLERGEIKKLEDKWLNSADDCSNNSTSESSESLRLGSFWVLYVISGATSTICFLLYTIQSRKSSHTSQDEAEERNGNLSDESRWKRMFVIAKQIYSRKHAPLIHDHQLPMPPQLPDIIMVSSPPTVTIHNS, from the exons ATGAATTTCCCTCTAGTACTTCCAACAATTTGGCTCTCCTATTTGTTTTTACTTTCCTTTGTTCTCATTACGTGTTGCCAAGTTGAGGCTACAGATGGAGACAGTGAAGTCATATCTGTAGGTGCAATAATTGATGATAACTCTCGCATTGGGAAAGAACAGCTTGTAGCCATGGAACTTGCAGCTCAAACTTATAATACCACTTCTAACACCTACAagcttcttcttcattttcagcAACCCACCAAGGATCCCTTCAGACCCACTTCCCTTG CTAGAAGAATGATTAAAACGCAGAAGATGCAAGTGATTATAGGGATGCAGACATGGACAGAAGCGGCTTCAGTGGCTGAATTAGGACGCAAATCTCAAGTTCCTGTCATATCCTTTGCAGCTCCTTCCATTACCCCATCATTCATGCCAATTCGCTGGCCTTCCTTGGTAACAATGGCTCACAATGGCACTGCATATGCAAGATGTGTTGCAGATATGGTGCATGCTTTTAGTTGGCAGAGAGTAGTAGTGATTTATGAAGATGGAGAGTATGAGATGCTAGCACTGCTATCTGAGACCCTACAAGATGTTGGTTCACTGATCGAGTATCGTTTGGCTCTTCCATCTCCTTCTTATCTTTCCAATCCTGGGGAATTCATTCGCCAAGAGTTGTTTAAGGTGATTGAAAATACACAGTCCCGGGTGTTCATTGTTCTGCAATCATCATTAGAAATGGTGATTCATTTGTTCAGAGAAGCTTCAGAAATGGGACTTGTGGATGGAGAATCAGCTTGGATAATCCCAGAGAGCACAACTAATTTGCTTGATTCTGTCAACAAGTCTGCTATTTCCTACATGGAAGGAGCTTTAGGAATCAAGACCTACTACTCTGAACGTAGCAgtgaatatcaaaattttgaggCTCGGTTCAGGAAATCTTTTCGTGCCAGGTATCCTGAGGAGGATAACAGCAACCCGGGATTTTATGCTCTGCAAGCACATGATAGCATTAAAATTGTTGCACAAGCAATAGATAGAATGGCGAGTGGCAGAAACACTCTGCTAAGAGAAATACTTTCTAGCAATTTCGTTGGCTTAAGTGGAGAAATTGGATTCGAAGCAGCGCAGCTTTTGCAGAATCCCACTTTCAGGATTGTCAATGTAGATACGAAGAATTACAGAGAGTTAGACTTTTGGACTCCTGAAGGTGGGTTCATGAGTACCCTTCCTACAGAAAAAGGTTCAGGTAGTGTTTCTAGGAACACAGAAAGTTTAAGTGGCGTTGTAATATGGCCAGGGAAACTAACAAGAATTCCAAAGGGCTGGAATCTGCCTACTAAACAAAAACCAATGAGAATAGCGATTCCTGGAAGAACCTCCTTTTCCAAGTTTGTCAAAGTTGATCATGACAAGCATACAAATTCATATGAATACACTGGATTCTGCATTGAAATTTTTGAGAAGGCGTTACCCCTGTTGGGGTATGACCTGCCATATGACTTCTATCCCGTGAATGCAAGCTATCCTGATCTGGTTCAACTGGTCTATAACAAG ACTTATGAGGCTGTTGTTGGAGACGTGACCATATTAGAAGAAAGATTGCAATATGTAGATTTTACGGTGCCATATGCAGAATCGGGGTTGTCAATGATAGTTACGGAGAAGTCGGAAGATTCGACATGGATGTTTATGAAGCCCTTCACCTGGCAAATGTGGGTGGCAACCGGTGCCTTGTTGATGTACACAATGATAGTTGTTTGGTGCCTGGAGCGGAAACCCAATCCAGATTTTCATGGCGATTTGAAAAGCCAGATCAGCACTGCACTTATGTTTACTTTCTCCTCTCTATTCTTCGCTCACA GGGAGAAAATCTATAGTGATTTAACTCGAGTGGTGATGGTGTCATGGCTGTTTCTAGTTTTGATTCTTAACTCAAGCTACACTGCTAGTCTTTCTTCCATGCTCACAGTTCAACGACTGCGACTAAATGTGACTGACATTGAGTTTCTGAAGAAGAACAACATGAAAATTGGTTGTGACGGCGACTCATTTGTTAAGACATACCTAGAGAAAGTCGAAGACTTCAAGCCAGAGAACATCGTACACATTGATAATGAATATAGCTACGAGGATGcattcaaaaataattcaattgcaGCAGCTTTTCTCGAATTACCCTATGAAAAAGTATATATGAGTAAATATTGCAAGGGATTCTCTGCCTTTGTACCTACCACCAAATTCGGAGGTCTTGGATTT ATGTTCCGGAAAGGCTCCCCAATGGCCAGAGACTTTTCCAAAGCTATACTGACGCTCTTAGAGCGGGGAGAAATAAAGAAGTTAGAAGACAAATGGTTGAACTCTGCAGATGACTGCTCCAACAATTCGACCTCCGAGAGTTCAGAAAGTTTGAGGCTTGGAAGTTTCTGGGTTCTGTACGTCATTTCTGGTGCCACTTCTactatttgttttcttctttacaCCATCCAGTCGCGGAAATCTAGTCACACATCCCAAGATGAGGCAGAAGAACGTAATGGCAACCTTAGTGATGAAAGTCGATGGAAAAGGATGTTTGTTATAGCAAAGCAGATCTACAGCAGAAAGCATGCACCACTTATACACGACCATCAGCTGCCAATGCCTCCACAATTACCAGATATCATAATGGTGTCTTCCCCACCAACGGTTACTATTCACAACTCTTGA